A window of Rubricoccus marinus contains these coding sequences:
- a CDS encoding nucleotide sugar dehydrogenase: MNDSTSRALQDLLKRIDERSARVGVIGLGYVGLPLAVVFAEAGLQVVGVDVNEAVARGVNLGESHVEDIPSSRLQPLVENGLLSATTDFSALSDCDGISICVPTPLRKTGDPDVSYIIAATEQVKAHIRPGTVVVLESTTYPGTTREVILPELEEEGLTVGKDLFLCFSPERVDPGREDWTTVNTPKVMGGVTDACVEAGMALYGAAIETLVPVTSPESAEMVKLLENTFRAVNIGLANELLIMCDRLGLDVWEIIDAASTKPFGFMRFTPGPGLGGHCIPIDPLYLSWKLRSLNYTARFIELASEVNTSMPAYWVQHIQDALNEEGKAIKGSRVLVVGVAYKRDISDMRESPALDIIQLLQDKGADVSYHDPHVPVLDHAGIHLRSSGVEEGMGAADCVVVVTDHTDVDWDAVGTFKGALVDTRAVLNRQKATALAT, translated from the coding sequence GTGAACGACTCCACTTCTCGCGCCTTACAGGATCTCCTCAAGCGCATCGACGAACGGAGCGCGCGGGTCGGCGTAATCGGTCTGGGTTACGTGGGGCTGCCCCTAGCAGTGGTCTTCGCTGAAGCTGGACTGCAAGTCGTTGGCGTTGACGTCAACGAAGCCGTCGCGAGGGGAGTGAACCTAGGTGAGTCCCACGTCGAAGACATTCCGAGCAGCCGGTTGCAACCGCTCGTCGAGAATGGGCTCCTCTCTGCCACGACCGATTTCAGCGCGCTGTCCGATTGCGATGGGATCTCGATCTGCGTGCCGACCCCGCTGCGGAAGACGGGGGACCCCGACGTCTCGTACATCATCGCCGCGACGGAGCAAGTGAAAGCGCATATCCGCCCGGGCACGGTGGTCGTGCTGGAGAGCACGACGTACCCCGGTACTACGAGGGAAGTCATTCTCCCGGAGCTTGAGGAGGAAGGCCTCACCGTTGGGAAAGACCTGTTTCTCTGCTTCTCGCCGGAACGCGTCGACCCGGGCAGGGAAGACTGGACGACGGTGAACACCCCGAAGGTGATGGGCGGCGTGACCGACGCGTGCGTTGAGGCCGGGATGGCGTTGTACGGCGCGGCGATCGAGACGCTGGTTCCCGTGACAAGCCCGGAGTCTGCGGAGATGGTGAAGCTGCTAGAGAACACGTTCCGAGCTGTAAACATCGGCCTTGCGAATGAACTTCTTATCATGTGCGACAGGCTGGGCCTCGACGTTTGGGAGATCATTGATGCAGCCTCTACGAAACCATTTGGCTTCATGAGGTTCACGCCGGGTCCTGGGTTGGGAGGCCACTGCATCCCCATCGACCCGTTGTACCTCTCGTGGAAGCTCCGCTCTCTTAACTACACGGCCCGGTTTATAGAACTGGCGAGCGAAGTGAACACGTCGATGCCGGCCTACTGGGTACAGCACATCCAGGATGCCCTCAACGAGGAGGGCAAGGCCATCAAAGGGAGCCGCGTACTGGTAGTTGGCGTGGCGTACAAGCGCGACATCAGCGACATGCGAGAGAGCCCGGCTTTGGACATCATCCAGCTTCTCCAAGATAAGGGGGCCGACGTCAGCTACCATGACCCCCACGTGCCCGTGCTCGATCACGCCGGCATTCACCTCCGCTCTAGCGGGGTTGAAGAGGGGATGGGCGCTGCTGACTGTGTCGTCGTCGTAACGGACCACACCGACGTGGACTGGGACGCCGTGGGCACATTTAAGGGGGCCTTGGTTGACACGCGTGCGGTGCTAAACCGCCAGAAAGCAACAGCTCTCGCGACGTAA
- a CDS encoding ABC transporter ATP-binding protein: MQIIQQLYKLFNRRERLQLSVLLVGLIVRACIEMVGVGSIAPFMSVVADPSVVETNEWLRKAYVGFGFESTTSFLIALGLAVVAVLAISNAISALTIWAMLRFSWGMHHRLSLRLLKGYLSQPYSFFVQRNSAQFNNSILSEVQTVMNGVLSPALNVLARFLVVVALIVLIILLDPLLALATVLVLGGAYGGIYYLVRTKQRRLGRQKVQANEKRYKITGEAFGGIKDVKVLGREDAFASRFAPYSWTYSQATASNRAIAQLPRYLLETIAFGGIILIVVYYLSAGEGIARILPTISLYAFAGFRLMPELQNMFGSFASMRFSQAALDDLTDDIAEFKPRGQRDESTEPLAFQQSIELQDVTFRYDGGETPALDAISLRIPKNHTVGLVGPSGSGKTTLVDLLLGLYVPESGAILVDGRPLAEPTMRAWRRQIGYVPQHIFLCDDTIANNIAFGVPPEEVDHKQVERASRIAHLHDFIGSLPDKYRTVVGERGVRLSGGQRQRIGIARALYHDPEVLVMDEATSALDGVTEDAVMEAVSDLSGQKTLVLIAHRITTVRDCDRIFLMKDGKVAETGTYDELAEQSAAFRAMAKLEPA; encoded by the coding sequence ATGCAAATAATTCAGCAGCTCTATAAGCTTTTCAACCGCCGAGAGCGGTTGCAACTGTCTGTGCTCTTGGTAGGGCTCATCGTTCGCGCGTGTATTGAAATGGTCGGCGTGGGGAGCATCGCGCCGTTTATGAGTGTCGTAGCGGACCCCTCGGTCGTGGAGACCAACGAGTGGTTGCGAAAAGCGTATGTCGGGTTCGGCTTTGAGTCCACAACCTCGTTTCTGATCGCGCTCGGCCTGGCTGTGGTCGCGGTCCTGGCGATTAGCAACGCGATTAGCGCGCTCACGATTTGGGCCATGCTCAGGTTCTCGTGGGGGATGCACCATCGTTTGTCGTTACGCCTTCTCAAGGGGTACCTCTCTCAGCCTTATTCGTTCTTCGTTCAACGGAACAGCGCGCAGTTCAACAACAGCATCCTGTCTGAGGTACAGACCGTGATGAATGGGGTGTTATCTCCCGCGTTGAACGTGCTCGCTCGGTTCCTCGTCGTCGTCGCGCTGATCGTTCTTATCATCTTACTCGACCCGTTATTAGCGCTTGCAACGGTCCTCGTATTGGGGGGCGCGTATGGAGGGATCTACTACTTGGTGCGTACGAAACAGCGCAGGCTGGGTAGGCAAAAGGTGCAAGCAAACGAGAAGCGGTACAAGATCACCGGCGAGGCGTTTGGCGGTATCAAAGACGTGAAGGTCTTAGGTCGAGAAGACGCGTTCGCGTCCAGGTTCGCCCCGTACTCGTGGACGTACTCGCAAGCGACGGCGTCGAACCGCGCCATCGCCCAACTCCCTCGCTACCTCTTAGAGACCATCGCGTTTGGGGGGATCATCCTCATCGTCGTGTACTACCTCAGCGCGGGGGAGGGGATTGCCCGGATCCTTCCGACGATTAGCCTCTACGCGTTTGCTGGCTTCCGCTTAATGCCAGAGCTACAGAACATGTTTGGGTCATTCGCGAGCATGCGGTTCAGCCAGGCGGCCTTGGACGACCTCACGGACGACATCGCGGAGTTCAAGCCCCGTGGCCAACGCGACGAATCCACTGAGCCTCTGGCGTTCCAGCAAAGCATCGAGCTTCAGGACGTCACGTTCCGGTACGACGGGGGCGAGACGCCCGCTCTGGACGCGATCTCGCTGCGCATCCCGAAGAACCACACAGTAGGGCTCGTAGGTCCGAGCGGGTCCGGCAAGACGACTCTTGTGGACCTGCTGCTGGGGTTGTACGTGCCGGAGAGTGGGGCCATCCTCGTAGACGGTCGGCCTCTGGCGGAGCCGACGATGCGCGCATGGCGGCGTCAAATCGGGTACGTCCCGCAGCATATCTTCCTTTGTGATGACACGATCGCGAACAACATTGCCTTCGGGGTACCCCCCGAAGAAGTGGACCACAAGCAAGTAGAGCGGGCGTCCCGTATCGCCCACCTCCACGACTTTATCGGCTCCCTTCCCGACAAATACAGAACGGTAGTGGGAGAGCGCGGCGTCCGGTTGAGCGGCGGCCAGCGCCAAAGGATCGGCATCGCCCGCGCGCTCTATCACGACCCAGAGGTGCTTGTTATGGACGAGGCGACCAGCGCGCTGGACGGCGTGACGGAGGACGCCGTGATGGAAGCCGTAAGCGACCTCTCCGGGCAGAAAACGCTCGTACTCATCGCGCACCGCATCACGACGGTCCGCGACTGCGACCGCATCTTCTTGATGAAGGACGGCAAGGTCGCAGAGACGGGCACCTACGACGAACTCGCTGAGCAAAGCGCCGCGTTCCGTGCGATGGCAAAGCTGGAACCGGCCTGA